In Microtus pennsylvanicus isolate mMicPen1 chromosome 12, mMicPen1.hap1, whole genome shotgun sequence, the following proteins share a genomic window:
- the Sh3gl1 gene encoding endophilin-A2: MSVAGLKKQFYKASQLVSEKVGGAEGTKLDDDFKEMEKKVDVTSKAVAEVLVRTIEYLQPNPASRAKLTMLNTVSKIRGQVKNPGYPQSEGLLGECMVRHGKELGGESNFGDALLDAGESMKRLAEVKDSLDIEVKQNFIDPLQNLCDKDLKEIQHHLKKLEGRRLDFDYKKKRQGKIPDEELRQALEKFEESKEVAETSMHNLLETDIEQVSQLSALVDAQLDYHRQAVQILEELADKLKRRVQEASSRPRREFKPRPREPFDLGEPEQPNGGFPSAPAPKITASSSFRSADKPARTPSRSMPPLDQPSCKALYDFEPENDGELGFREGDLITLTNQIDENWYEGMLHGQSGFFPLSYVQVLVPLPQ, encoded by the exons CTGGTCAGCGAGAAAGTTGGCGGGGCTGAGGGCACCAAGCTGGACGATGACTTCAAAGAGATGGAAAAG AAGGTGGATGTTACCAGCAAGGCTGTGGCAGAGGTGCTGGTCAGAACCATCGAGTACCTGCAGCCCAACCCAG CCTCACGGGCTAAGCTGACGATGCTGAACACTGTATCAAAGATCCGGGGCCAAGTGAAGAACCCTGGCTACCCACAGTCAGAGGGGCTGCTGGGCGAATGCATGGTCCGCCACGGCAAGGAACTGGGCGGAGAGTCCAATTTTG GTGATGCCCTGCTGGATGCAGGTGAGTCCATGAAGCGCCTGGCTGAGGTGAAGGACTCACTGGACATCGAAGTCAAACAGAATTTCATCGACCCGCTGCAGAATCTGTGTGACAAGGACCTGAAGGAGATCCAG CACCACCTGAAGAAACTGGAGGGCCGCCGCCTGGACTTTGACTACAAGAAGAAACGACAGGGCAAGATCCCTGATGAGGAGCTGCGGCAGGCCCTGGAGAAGTTTGAGGAGTCCAAGGAGGTGGCAGAGACCAGCATGCACAACCTCCTGGAGACTGAT ATTGAGCAGGTGAGTCAGCTCTCAGCCCTGGTGGATGCCCAGCTGGACTACCATCGGCAGGCAGTGCAGATCCTGGAGGAGCTGGCAGACAAGCTGAAGCGTAG GGTGCAGGAAGCCTCCTCACGCCCCAGGCGGGAGTTCAAGCCCCGGCCGCGGGAGCCATTCGACCTTGGAGAGCCAGAGCAGCCCAATGGGGGATTCCCCTCCGCCCCAGCACCCAAGATCACAG CTTCCTCGTCATTCAGATCAGCAGACAAGCCCGCCAGGACCCCCAGCAGGAGTATGC CACCCCTGGACCAGCCAAGCTGCAAGGCACTATATGACTTTGAGCCTGAGAATGACGGTGAGCTGGGCTTCCGCGAGGGCGACCTCATCACACTCACCAACCAGATCGATGAGAACTGGTACGAGGGGATGCTGCATGGCCAGTCAGGCTTCTTCCCACTCAGCTATGTGCAGGTGCTGGTGCCACTGCCTCAGTGA